From a single Oceaniferula flava genomic region:
- a CDS encoding leucine-rich repeat domain-containing protein, producing the protein MHRAVITLAICLFVTTCKEGGRSAEELVEEPEFYISQSTDSEWPYRYTLIRTDGQWAGEIEIITEENSVFFDKMNVTSSNDQRIDFTATYGNIGKAFPMDWELTLSKSEDDLDGLLIAKGILGDFKPVHLKFIAAKSIVLPSSALEGKIRILDESSNRTEAALKYEVAMAKQRWEQESMIAERISKHRPDDTIRGGIRREWLGPAWVRDMVKPENSKYFERICCVYLGGTNVTDQDVQEICKLTKLRELYLHRTGISDAAFEHIGDLQALRVLHLRNTRISNEGLEKLRDLINLKELYLFETQISDAGGKKLQSTLPNTDIQW; encoded by the coding sequence ATGCACCGAGCCGTAATCACACTCGCAATTTGCTTATTTGTTACAACGTGTAAGGAGGGTGGAAGGTCTGCGGAGGAGCTCGTTGAGGAGCCGGAGTTCTATATTTCCCAATCAACCGACTCGGAATGGCCTTATCGATATACACTCATTAGAACGGACGGTCAGTGGGCGGGAGAGATTGAGATTATTACTGAGGAAAATTCAGTTTTCTTCGACAAAATGAACGTGACTTCATCGAACGACCAGCGGATTGATTTTACGGCCACGTATGGAAATATTGGAAAGGCCTTTCCCATGGATTGGGAACTTACTTTATCGAAGTCTGAGGATGATCTCGACGGATTGCTTATCGCTAAAGGGATATTGGGCGACTTCAAGCCTGTCCATTTGAAGTTTATCGCAGCCAAAAGTATCGTTCTGCCGAGCTCTGCACTGGAAGGCAAGATTCGGATTCTGGATGAGTCTAGCAATCGAACTGAGGCAGCACTCAAATACGAGGTGGCAATGGCGAAACAAAGGTGGGAGCAGGAATCAATGATCGCTGAAAGAATATCAAAACATCGTCCCGATGATACAATACGCGGAGGCATTCGAAGAGAGTGGCTTGGCCCGGCATGGGTTCGCGATATGGTGAAGCCCGAGAATTCCAAGTATTTTGAGAGGATTTGCTGCGTCTATTTAGGTGGAACGAATGTGACGGATCAGGATGTTCAGGAGATCTGCAAACTTACCAAACTTCGGGAACTGTATCTTCATCGAACGGGGATATCCGATGCAGCCTTTGAGCATATCGGAGACCTGCAAGCACTGAGGGTCCTCCACCTTCGGAATACCCGCATTTCAAATGAAGGACTTGAGAAGCTTCGGGATCTTATCAACCTCAAAGAGCTCTACTTGTTTGAAACACAGATTTCTGATGCGGGAGGTAAGAAGCTTCAATCGACCCTTCCAAACACGGATATCCAATGGTAA
- a CDS encoding SMI1/KNR4 family protein — MFAHFREKYGEGAGPSGELNLSVLSSLEERATGITELLRSSGGATFSNGLYRLHGSGDIADWTKNVEMAFPEYRGVIVCFGYDWLGRHFALDTRPSEGQWPILLIEPGAGEAMQIPVSFADFHNIELVEYASDALAEPFFHEWLDAGGITPKFTECVGYQTPLFLSGPDTIENLEIYDMDVYWHLCSELRQKTAKG, encoded by the coding sequence ATGTTCGCTCATTTCCGTGAAAAATATGGCGAGGGCGCAGGTCCTAGCGGCGAACTAAATCTTTCAGTTCTTTCTTCACTTGAAGAGCGGGCCACGGGGATCACTGAGCTTCTTCGTTCTTCAGGCGGTGCAACTTTTTCTAATGGTCTATATCGTCTTCACGGATCTGGAGATATTGCGGATTGGACTAAGAATGTTGAGATGGCTTTTCCCGAGTATCGGGGAGTAATCGTGTGTTTCGGATACGACTGGTTAGGACGCCATTTTGCTCTTGATACCAGACCAAGCGAAGGACAGTGGCCAATATTACTTATTGAACCAGGTGCTGGCGAGGCGATGCAGATCCCTGTTTCGTTTGCTGATTTTCACAACATCGAATTGGTCGAGTATGCTTCAGACGCCCTTGCTGAACCTTTTTTCCATGAGTGGCTCGATGCGGGTGGCATAACTCCTAAATTTACTGAGTGCGTTGGTTATCAAACCCCTCTCTTTTTAAGTGGACCAGATACCATCGAGAACCTTGAGATTTATGATATGGATGTGTATTGGCATTTATGCAGTGAATTGCGCCAGAAGACAGCAAAGGGATGA
- a CDS encoding SMI1/KNR4 family protein → MFTCIESPYGGADPKKLVDLEASRGISLPDDYRTFLLDCGGGSLIENTIDAIARDEGYFEIRTLHGIDPQNGVLFSDLDGMQDCYEGAVPDDLFVIGSDHGGNLFVMRLASPHTVFWWDHETGERAKLAAGFSDLLERVKPTPPDPPECDFTSWESLPADWQSEYRRSVCECAAMEGRSDVIEQWASLGRPFGESMHFAAMNGNLNVVDLLISLGEDINQPCSDGRTPLDWASFQEDRVSALRERGALLADEQTN, encoded by the coding sequence ATGTTCACCTGCATCGAAAGCCCCTATGGAGGCGCAGATCCCAAGAAGCTGGTGGATCTTGAGGCTTCCCGCGGCATTAGTCTTCCCGACGACTACAGAACGTTTCTGCTCGATTGTGGAGGAGGATCACTGATTGAGAACACAATTGATGCGATCGCACGGGATGAAGGCTATTTCGAGATAAGAACGCTACACGGGATCGACCCCCAGAACGGAGTTCTATTCAGCGACCTTGATGGTATGCAGGATTGCTACGAGGGGGCAGTTCCGGACGACCTCTTCGTTATTGGTAGTGATCATGGTGGTAACCTATTTGTCATGCGTCTTGCATCTCCACATACTGTTTTCTGGTGGGACCACGAGACTGGCGAGAGAGCAAAGCTTGCAGCTGGTTTCTCGGATCTGCTTGAGCGGGTTAAGCCTACGCCCCCGGATCCTCCTGAGTGCGACTTTACCAGTTGGGAATCGTTGCCTGCCGACTGGCAGAGTGAATATCGGCGTTCGGTTTGTGAGTGTGCGGCTATGGAGGGGCGGTCGGATGTGATTGAGCAATGGGCGTCCCTAGGTCGGCCATTTGGCGAATCCATGCACTTCGCTGCCATGAATGGGAATCTGAATGTTGTCGATCTACTAATTTCACTGGGAGAGGACATCAATCAACCCTGCAGTGATGGGAGAACCCCGCTCGACTGGGCCTCCTTCCAAGAAGATCGAGTCAGTGCTTTGCGCGAGCGGGGCGCTCTCCTTGCGGACGAACAAACGAACTAG
- a CDS encoding DUF1963 domain-containing protein, with protein sequence MNLATLLEQVSRPCTTFEVGGFRPTNEIEESWLGRVSHYLPDEDVPLDKHGNRMMELGQFYLQALPHIPASLSGFTLLTAFISPELEGDSDLMDGCFAIREYREIAGLVRKEFKNDGEGLKPFPLRSELVATDHPVWDGGGLTSEQEDAFLALESNNQISNYYDVTSHVYGHKFGGFPSFCQSGVDLHPHEFVFQISSDAKIQLNVIDNGSLTFWRHPELGTWKIYYDFY encoded by the coding sequence ATGAATCTCGCCACGCTTCTTGAACAGGTAAGCCGACCCTGCACGACATTCGAGGTAGGCGGATTCCGCCCCACCAATGAAATCGAAGAATCATGGCTTGGGCGTGTATCTCATTACTTGCCAGACGAGGATGTCCCGTTGGACAAGCACGGCAATCGAATGATGGAGTTAGGGCAGTTTTATCTTCAGGCACTTCCCCATATTCCTGCTTCGCTCTCTGGGTTTACTCTTTTGACTGCATTTATATCACCCGAGCTCGAAGGCGATTCTGATTTGATGGACGGTTGCTTTGCGATTCGAGAGTATCGGGAGATTGCTGGACTCGTGCGTAAAGAGTTCAAGAACGATGGTGAAGGGCTGAAGCCATTTCCCCTACGTTCGGAGTTGGTCGCGACAGATCACCCTGTCTGGGACGGTGGCGGGCTGACTTCCGAACAGGAAGACGCCTTTCTAGCTCTTGAGAGTAACAACCAGATTTCGAATTACTACGACGTCACATCACATGTGTATGGCCACAAGTTCGGCGGATTTCCCTCGTTCTGTCAGTCAGGGGTCGACCTGCATCCCCATGAATTTGTATTCCAGATTTCTTCGGATGCGAAGATTCAACTCAACGTCATTGACAATGGTAGTCTGACATTCTGGCGTCATCCCGAGCTCGGAACGTGGAAGATCTACTATGACTTTTACTAA
- a CDS encoding integron integrase — protein MDWREDMLASRDLNDREKQGYGFLLSWYETWRISRRLQPNLQSARQFWRQEVLAKDRKQWQLEQWAQAVRWYLQWLDICARQGWATVSLAEKVRDAVERTGARRGLALKTRQGYGSWAARFAAWAGVRKRVTNPEYARDWLGQLVSQSRVSYATQKQALNALVFLYRDVCGMEEVDLGVKLRKTPKRIPVVLDMNELMKLIEKLEPIYRLPAQLQYGAGLRVSELVNLRIKDVDTERRQLTVRAGKGDKDRVTVVPAQLVESIELNKKRARLLYEEDRRNKSPGVFLPGALMRKMPKAGERWAWFWLFPARDLSKDPDSGIIRRHCLHPAVYSRALQRAALAAGIEKRVTSHVLRHCFATHLLESGCDLRTIQELLGHGDVRTTEIYTHVAKGANGCGVRSPFDDW, from the coding sequence GTGGACTGGCGTGAGGACATGTTAGCTTCGCGGGATTTGAATGATCGAGAGAAACAGGGGTATGGTTTTCTGTTATCTTGGTATGAAACGTGGCGTATCTCCAGGCGTTTGCAGCCAAATTTACAGTCAGCTCGTCAATTTTGGAGGCAAGAGGTTCTCGCGAAAGATCGTAAGCAGTGGCAGTTGGAGCAATGGGCACAAGCTGTTCGCTGGTATTTGCAGTGGCTGGATATATGTGCCAGGCAGGGATGGGCGACGGTGAGTCTGGCTGAGAAGGTGAGGGATGCGGTGGAGCGGACTGGTGCTAGGCGTGGTTTGGCGTTGAAAACGAGGCAAGGCTACGGCAGCTGGGCCGCCCGTTTTGCGGCTTGGGCTGGTGTGAGAAAGCGAGTTACGAATCCTGAGTATGCTCGTGATTGGTTGGGGCAATTAGTAAGTCAGTCACGTGTGAGTTATGCGACCCAGAAGCAGGCCCTGAATGCTCTGGTGTTCCTTTACCGCGATGTGTGTGGCATGGAAGAAGTAGATTTAGGTGTGAAGCTGCGCAAAACACCCAAGCGTATCCCTGTGGTGTTGGATATGAATGAACTAATGAAATTGATCGAGAAGCTAGAGCCCATCTACCGTCTGCCGGCACAGCTTCAATACGGCGCTGGTCTAAGAGTCAGCGAGCTAGTGAATCTACGAATCAAAGATGTGGATACTGAACGACGGCAACTCACCGTCAGAGCTGGAAAGGGGGATAAAGATCGGGTAACTGTGGTGCCAGCTCAGCTGGTAGAATCCATTGAGTTGAACAAAAAACGTGCACGCCTGCTTTATGAAGAAGACCGGCGCAATAAGTCACCAGGAGTGTTTTTACCAGGGGCTTTGATGAGGAAAATGCCTAAGGCTGGAGAGCGGTGGGCGTGGTTTTGGCTGTTTCCGGCGAGGGATTTGTCGAAAGACCCTGACTCTGGAATCATCAGGAGGCATTGCCTTCATCCAGCCGTTTACTCAAGAGCCCTGCAGCGAGCTGCGCTGGCAGCAGGGATTGAAAAACGAGTGACTTCGCATGTGCTCCGCCACTGTTTTGCTACGCACTTGTTAGAATCAGGTTGTGACTTGCGGACGATCCAAGAGCTGCTGGGGCACGGCGATGTGAGGACAACGGAAATCTACACCCACGTAGCCAAAGGGGCGAACGGATGTGGTGTTAGGAGTCCGTTTGACGACTGGTGA
- a CDS encoding dihydrolipoyl dehydrogenase family protein, with the protein MNQSTNTYDLAVIGGGSGGYAAARTAVSEGLKTVVIDGADELGGLCILRGCMPSKTLIESANRNIVIREAEEFGLRAEAGEPDTHSIIARKRRLISEFSDYRAEQLQDGRFDLIRGHARFTDPHTLEVKPRDGGELLTVSAKSFVIATGSSIAVPDIPGLEETGYVTSDDVLDQEDVPDSIIVLGGGAIALEMAHYYEGIGKKVTVIQRSEHLLSGMDHDLADTLQEALEARGMQVFCGTSIQQVETTAEGMKKITFDHHDQSLSVEAAEILCALGRKPNTGHLQAEQAGVDLDKGKVVISKAVQSSCPHIFAAGDVCGPYEIVHLAIEQGEKAATNAAKLLRGDPESSFQLMDYRLKLYGIFTEPQVASVGINELEAEEEGKKVIVESYPFNDHGKSMVHGTEHGFVKLIADAETKEILGGSVVGPEATELIHEIVVAMAFRATAGQLATIPHYHPTLSEIWTYPAEDIADA; encoded by the coding sequence ATGAACCAATCAACCAACACATATGATCTCGCCGTCATCGGAGGTGGCAGCGGAGGTTACGCCGCCGCACGCACCGCCGTTTCCGAAGGACTGAAAACCGTCGTCATCGATGGCGCCGATGAGCTCGGTGGCCTTTGCATCCTTCGCGGCTGCATGCCTAGTAAGACACTGATCGAATCGGCTAACAGAAACATCGTCATTCGCGAAGCTGAAGAATTTGGCCTCCGCGCCGAAGCTGGCGAGCCGGACACCCACAGCATCATCGCCCGCAAACGCCGCTTAATCAGTGAATTCAGCGATTACCGCGCGGAGCAGCTGCAGGACGGCCGATTCGATCTCATCCGCGGCCACGCCCGCTTCACAGATCCCCATACACTGGAAGTCAAACCTCGCGATGGTGGCGAGCTGTTGACCGTCTCGGCGAAGAGCTTTGTCATCGCCACCGGATCATCCATCGCGGTGCCGGATATCCCCGGTTTGGAGGAAACCGGTTACGTCACCAGCGATGATGTCTTAGACCAAGAAGATGTGCCGGATTCCATCATCGTGTTAGGTGGTGGTGCCATTGCCTTGGAGATGGCTCACTACTACGAGGGCATTGGCAAGAAAGTCACCGTCATCCAGCGCAGCGAGCACTTGCTCAGCGGCATGGATCACGACCTGGCCGATACCTTGCAAGAAGCACTGGAGGCACGAGGCATGCAAGTTTTCTGCGGCACTTCAATCCAGCAGGTGGAAACCACTGCCGAGGGGATGAAAAAAATCACCTTCGATCACCACGATCAATCCCTCAGCGTCGAGGCGGCAGAAATCCTCTGCGCCCTCGGTCGCAAGCCAAACACCGGGCACTTGCAGGCGGAACAGGCCGGAGTGGATCTGGACAAGGGCAAGGTGGTCATCAGTAAGGCCGTGCAAAGCAGCTGCCCCCACATCTTCGCCGCCGGTGACGTCTGCGGCCCCTACGAAATTGTCCACCTCGCCATCGAACAAGGTGAAAAAGCCGCCACCAATGCCGCTAAACTTCTCCGGGGCGATCCAGAAAGCAGCTTCCAGCTCATGGACTACCGCCTGAAGCTCTACGGCATCTTCACCGAGCCCCAAGTCGCCTCCGTCGGGATCAACGAACTCGAGGCCGAGGAGGAAGGGAAAAAGGTCATCGTGGAAAGCTATCCATTCAACGATCACGGAAAGTCCATGGTGCACGGCACCGAGCACGGCTTCGTCAAACTCATCGCCGATGCCGAAACCAAGGAAATCCTCGGCGGGTCCGTGGTCGGCCCCGAAGCCACCGAACTCATCCACGAGATCGTCGTCGCCATGGCCTTCCGCGCCACCGCCGGCCAGCTGGCCACCATCCCCCACTACCACCCCACGCTTAGTGAAATTTGGACCTACCCGGCCGAAGACATCGCAGATGCCTGA
- the selB gene encoding selenocysteine-specific translation elongation factor, with amino-acid sequence MSSYLVLGTAGHIDHGKSSLVKCLTGSDPDRLPEEKSRGVTIELGFAHMALTDGEAHYEIGIVDVPGHADFVNNMVAGVGALDLAIFIIAADDGWMPQSEEHLHILSYLGIKNIVIALTKADLCEDVPFSIEVLRDELKDTSLADAPIVPVSSVTGDGIDALQQVLLENLHHCPQHPPEGKARLAIDRIFSPKGTGTVVTGTLSGGAVHVGDSLTLQPLGLETKIRYIQNHNQSLETALPGMRTALNVPDLPIAGPGKTGAQRGHSLCAPHIGTPTDTVDIHLQRLARPIPGFKARALKNTETVMLHHGSTRCQARVILNDRTQLHPGEDCLAQLRLETPLLFLTGDRVVLRDGSQQSTLAGGTVLDAQPRRQGFRTEAREHFLQARATSPDTIPPYLSSLLERDHQIPQGNPLPNSPFHPKAIAAQIKRMLSEGSIISHGGLWLDAPWWNAQLDAASKAINTWHRKRPDIPAMPTDELAKQLPELPPKLLLLLPEAMEQRGFLYNGKGLANKKHQLTLPEEIAPEAQAILKNLQQCGLQPPNKADLTASAKSEQAMKFLIRSGQVIELDPKVVISTEVRNHAADRVTSFISERGQATASELRQHLDSTRKVVMPLLEHLDAIGLTIRNDNYRTLAQ; translated from the coding sequence ATGAGCAGCTATCTCGTCTTAGGCACCGCAGGCCATATCGATCATGGAAAATCTTCCTTGGTGAAGTGCCTCACCGGCTCGGACCCCGATCGTTTACCGGAGGAAAAATCACGCGGTGTCACCATCGAGCTAGGTTTTGCCCACATGGCATTGACCGATGGTGAGGCGCATTACGAGATCGGCATTGTCGATGTCCCCGGCCACGCCGACTTCGTCAACAACATGGTGGCCGGCGTCGGCGCACTGGACCTCGCCATCTTTATCATCGCCGCCGATGATGGCTGGATGCCGCAGTCCGAGGAGCATCTGCACATCCTCTCTTACCTCGGCATCAAAAACATCGTCATCGCCCTCACCAAGGCGGACCTCTGCGAGGACGTGCCGTTTTCCATCGAAGTCCTGCGCGATGAACTTAAGGACACCTCCCTCGCAGATGCTCCCATCGTGCCGGTCTCGTCGGTCACAGGCGATGGGATCGATGCTCTGCAACAAGTTTTGTTAGAAAACCTGCACCACTGCCCGCAGCACCCACCCGAGGGGAAGGCACGTTTGGCGATCGATCGCATCTTCTCCCCCAAGGGCACTGGCACCGTGGTCACCGGCACGCTCAGTGGGGGTGCGGTGCATGTGGGCGATTCCCTAACGCTGCAGCCGCTGGGGCTCGAGACCAAGATTCGTTACATCCAGAACCACAATCAATCGCTCGAGACCGCCCTGCCAGGCATGCGCACCGCTCTCAACGTGCCGGATTTACCCATTGCCGGCCCGGGGAAAACCGGCGCACAGCGTGGCCACAGCCTCTGCGCTCCCCATATCGGCACTCCCACAGATACGGTCGATATCCACCTGCAACGTCTCGCCCGCCCGATCCCCGGCTTCAAGGCCCGGGCATTGAAAAATACCGAAACCGTGATGCTGCACCACGGCTCCACACGCTGCCAGGCGAGGGTGATTCTCAACGATCGCACCCAGCTGCACCCCGGTGAAGACTGCTTGGCCCAACTGCGCCTCGAGACACCCCTGCTCTTTCTAACTGGCGACCGTGTGGTGCTGCGCGATGGCTCTCAGCAGAGCACCCTGGCTGGCGGCACCGTCCTGGATGCCCAGCCCCGGCGTCAAGGATTCCGCACCGAGGCACGCGAGCATTTCCTACAAGCCAGAGCCACCAGCCCGGACACCATTCCGCCCTACCTCAGCTCCCTGCTAGAGCGCGACCACCAAATCCCGCAGGGAAACCCACTTCCTAACAGCCCATTTCACCCCAAGGCCATTGCCGCCCAGATTAAGCGCATGCTCTCAGAGGGTTCCATCATCAGCCACGGTGGCCTCTGGCTTGATGCACCATGGTGGAATGCCCAGCTGGATGCAGCGTCCAAGGCGATCAATACCTGGCACCGCAAGCGACCGGACATCCCAGCCATGCCCACGGACGAACTGGCCAAGCAACTTCCGGAACTCCCCCCCAAGCTACTCCTCCTGCTTCCCGAGGCCATGGAGCAGCGCGGTTTCCTCTATAACGGCAAGGGGCTTGCGAATAAAAAACACCAGCTGACACTGCCTGAAGAAATCGCCCCGGAGGCCCAGGCTATTTTGAAAAATCTGCAGCAATGCGGGCTGCAGCCACCGAATAAAGCCGACCTCACAGCCAGCGCAAAGTCCGAGCAAGCGATGAAATTCCTCATCCGCTCCGGCCAAGTCATTGAACTCGATCCCAAGGTCGTCATTAGCACCGAAGTCCGGAATCACGCCGCCGACCGCGTCACGTCCTTCATCAGCGAGCGTGGTCAAGCCACCGCCAGCGAGCTCCGCCAGCACCTCGATTCCACCCGAAAAGTCGTCATGCCCCTGCTCGAGCACCTCGACGCCATCGGCCTAACCATCAGAAACGATAACTACCGCACCCTCGCTCAATAA
- a CDS encoding prenyltransferase/squalene oxidase repeat-containing protein — MKQFILSSLLLAALVLPELAQAQSLPRRQNDTIPAQVETMYTRGLRYLSNSQDASGSWGGGSGTRPGVVALCTLAFLAHGEDPNYGPYAQKISKSLNFLFEKQKESSEGYIGPQMYDHGFATLALAECYGMVDDKRIAPALKKAVDLILKAQKVNPKHGWRYDPTTRHADTTVSGCQIVALLAARNAGVAVPDEAIEKGLAYMRTCRSSNGAYGYTSKGGGRLTLTAIGSLCWSLAKKKDEAGYKKSTEFLKLNIRTQDNSYPFYFRYYMSQALFQADEELWNAWNKDNIRLLSVTQLPDGSWAGNHGNAFSTAGALLSLALNYRFLPIYEK; from the coding sequence ATGAAACAATTCATTCTCTCATCTCTCCTCCTGGCAGCCCTCGTGCTGCCGGAACTCGCGCAGGCGCAGTCGCTTCCGCGCCGCCAGAACGACACCATCCCAGCGCAGGTGGAAACCATGTACACCCGCGGCCTGCGCTACCTGTCGAACAGCCAGGACGCATCCGGATCCTGGGGCGGTGGCAGTGGCACTCGGCCAGGTGTTGTCGCTCTCTGCACCCTGGCATTCCTCGCCCACGGTGAGGATCCCAACTACGGCCCCTACGCGCAGAAGATCAGCAAGTCGCTCAATTTCTTGTTTGAGAAACAAAAGGAAAGCTCGGAAGGCTACATCGGGCCGCAAATGTATGATCACGGGTTCGCCACCCTCGCGCTGGCCGAGTGCTACGGCATGGTCGATGACAAACGTATCGCCCCCGCCCTGAAGAAGGCGGTGGACCTGATCCTCAAAGCTCAAAAGGTGAACCCGAAACACGGCTGGCGCTATGACCCCACCACCCGCCACGCCGATACCACCGTGTCCGGCTGCCAGATCGTCGCCCTGCTCGCCGCACGCAATGCAGGCGTCGCGGTGCCGGACGAGGCGATTGAAAAAGGGCTGGCCTACATGCGCACCTGCCGCAGCTCGAATGGTGCCTACGGCTACACCAGCAAGGGGGGAGGTCGCCTTACTCTCACCGCCATCGGCTCGCTCTGCTGGTCACTCGCCAAGAAGAAGGACGAGGCGGGCTACAAGAAGTCCACCGAGTTCCTCAAGCTGAATATCCGCACCCAGGACAATAGCTACCCCTTCTACTTCCGCTACTACATGTCGCAGGCCCTTTTCCAAGCAGACGAGGAGCTATGGAACGCCTGGAACAAGGATAACATCCGCCTGCTTTCGGTGACCCAGCTGCCGGACGGCTCGTGGGCCGGCAACCACGGCAATGCCTTCAGCACCGCCGGTGCCCTGCTCTCACTCGCTCTCAACTACCGCTTTCTTCCTATCTACGAAAAATGA
- a CDS encoding PLP-dependent transferase, translating to MKTEPAWREEDLGMPLPKTQHACSVCLPTWDSVLGYEEGREKVIQKLRSGYPRFFRHPAIARLFKEATLALTENGSKAVVFPNKDTAQRAQRFVEKRSGSASRIVSYEGLQALVVSEADFSVAMEYWRYTGEIVSSRQAERILQGRTPSEFNPKKLLRKLAGHAKCSDKHIYLYENGMAALFGVYRLISQLRPGKKSLQLEFPYVDAMRVQKHFGNGVVFLNEAEGESFEQALRRISKGEFSAVFCEAPSNPLLRTVDLETVSSACREGGVPLIVDDTICSAINIDVSRYADVVLSSLTKWVSGRGDVMAGQVRVCPRSPFASDLLEFLETDCPGHSRLFASDARVLARNVNSFARRMRECNRNGEAVADFLLAHPAVEKVWYPKFTTPELYQAVKRDDGGYGGLISFVLKNRKKSPRVFDALQLSKGPSLGTDFSLACPYTLLAHYDELEWAEGCGLDRNLIRLSVGREEQESLIEVIGKALEEA from the coding sequence TTGAAAACAGAGCCTGCATGGCGTGAGGAAGACCTCGGAATGCCGCTGCCAAAGACGCAGCATGCATGTTCGGTGTGCCTGCCTACCTGGGACTCTGTTCTCGGCTACGAAGAAGGGCGCGAAAAAGTCATCCAAAAACTCCGCAGCGGCTACCCACGTTTCTTCCGCCACCCGGCGATTGCGAGGCTGTTCAAAGAGGCCACCTTGGCGCTCACGGAAAATGGCTCGAAGGCGGTGGTATTTCCCAACAAGGATACTGCGCAGCGGGCGCAACGCTTTGTGGAAAAACGGTCCGGATCCGCCTCCCGCATTGTCAGCTACGAGGGACTCCAGGCCCTGGTAGTCTCGGAGGCCGACTTTTCCGTGGCGATGGAATACTGGCGATACACCGGAGAAATCGTCAGTAGCCGACAAGCCGAGCGCATTCTACAGGGCAGGACGCCCTCTGAGTTCAATCCGAAAAAGCTGCTCCGCAAGCTGGCGGGTCATGCCAAGTGCTCGGACAAACATATTTATCTCTACGAAAACGGCATGGCGGCACTCTTCGGGGTGTATCGCCTGATCAGCCAGCTGCGCCCCGGTAAGAAATCGCTGCAATTGGAATTTCCTTACGTCGATGCCATGCGGGTGCAAAAGCACTTCGGCAATGGCGTGGTCTTCCTGAACGAAGCGGAAGGCGAATCCTTCGAGCAAGCGCTGCGGCGCATCAGCAAGGGCGAGTTTTCAGCGGTCTTCTGCGAGGCTCCGAGCAATCCGCTGCTGCGCACCGTGGATCTCGAGACCGTGTCCTCGGCCTGTCGCGAGGGCGGGGTGCCGTTAATTGTCGATGACACCATCTGCTCGGCAATCAATATCGATGTCTCCCGCTACGCCGACGTGGTCCTTTCCAGCCTGACCAAATGGGTCTCGGGCCGGGGCGATGTCATGGCCGGCCAGGTGCGGGTCTGTCCTCGCTCGCCATTTGCCTCTGATCTGCTGGAGTTCCTGGAAACCGATTGCCCCGGGCACTCGCGACTGTTTGCCTCGGACGCCCGCGTGCTGGCACGCAATGTCAACAGCTTCGCTCGACGCATGCGCGAGTGCAATCGGAACGGAGAAGCGGTCGCCGATTTCCTCCTCGCGCATCCGGCGGTGGAGAAAGTGTGGTATCCCAAGTTCACCACGCCCGAGCTGTATCAGGCGGTGAAGCGTGATGATGGCGGCTACGGCGGCTTGATTTCCTTTGTGCTCAAGAACCGCAAGAAGTCGCCCAGAGTTTTTGATGCCCTGCAGCTCTCCAAGGGGCCGAGTCTGGGCACCGATTTCAGCCTGGCCTGTCCTTATACCTTACTGGCTCACTATGATGAGCTGGAATGGGCCGAAGGCTGTGGTCTCGACCGCAATTTGATCCGTCTCTCGGTGGGGCGCGAGGAGCAGGAAAGTCTGATCGAAGTGATTGGCAAGGCTCTTGAAGAGGCCTGA